The window GTAGCCTTTTGCCAAACTGAGACAAATTCGTCCTTAATCCTCCACTCCCGCGTGAAATGTGAATGGAAGGGTGTGCAGTGCATCTCGAGAACAAAATAGGCAGGAATCAGTACTGAGCTGGAAGGATCTCTGTCTAAAGATGAAGAGGATATAATGGAAGAGGAAGATATATTACTGCTACCACGTAGGATAGGAATTAGGGAGGGAGGAAATACTCTCTCTACTAAAAAGActtgaaagagggaaccgaaaaAGGAAGACTGATgcattttctctttgtttttcctctctctctctcctctgtTGCCATGTCTGCAACCTTGTCCCAGAAACCCAAAAAGATCACGTAATATCTGTGACTTGATTTTATCACGATTCCACAAGTTTTTCCCCTCTCCCTACAGATGCATTTGCGTATCGAAAGTAGATTTAGTACCCACATTATTGTCTTAATAATAAGGGGATCCTCTCCTTTCCAGTTTCCCCTATAAGTATTAGTGGCAATTGCCATTCCCCTTCCCAagcaccccccccccccaccgtAAGTTAAAATCCTCTGCTCGTCAGTTGGTCGTTTAGCGTTCAGAAGAAGACATTATAATTAATGAGTGTCTTGGTCCTCTCACGAGAGCCTTTGTCGGTTGCTTTTTGTTGGGTTCTATAGCTAGCAGCTATGGCATCTTCTTCAAGAGGTCGAGAATCGGATGAGAGACCCCATGTTTTAGCAGTGGACGATAGTTTAGTAGATCGCAGACTCATTGAGAAGCTCTTCACCAGCTCTGCATGCAAAGGTAATGAACCATTCATTGTTCattccttccctttttttttttttcacaggtTCTCAGGCTtcttcttgctctctctctctgtacAATTCACTCGCTCAAGCAGTCAAGCCACTactcttttgaaaaaaaaaaaaaaaagaagatgttTGGCAAGTGGCAACGAAGCCTAAAAATCTCTTCAAACCTCACAAGTCAAGTCAGTATAGAAACGAGGATGGACAATGGATCGTGGGCGACGCTGTCAGAGTAGTGTTTGTGGTTATCCTTTACTCACCACCCGACCGCGACCCCGACCCCAACCCCAACCCCAACCCCATCCCCAACCCCACCAGTTACGCCGCTTAAATGATGCCATAGCTTCGGGAAGATTAGTCCGGGTGGCAGTAGTACGGCATATCTATCGCTTTTAATAACATCACGCCTTGTGCATGTTTCTAATCTGGCAGAAAATTGTGGGCTTGATTGAGGTGACGGCTTGCGTTTCTTTAACCAACCATTTTTGACAAATTGACATCAGTCCTTCCTAATACTCTGCTTTGTTATTTACTGCTTGACGTGTCACATGTAGTAGTAGTAATTCATTGTTGGCTCATTTTACTGTAATAGTAGATAGTAGTAGTGTATGTCGAATGTGACGGGGTGTGATGCTTCCCAACCCCAGTTTCTGGAAAGAACAATGTAAtgggttttgttttggttcactGAAAAATCCTCCTCAACAAGATCTTCAAGATTCATGCCAACTAATCCTGAAAATCACAACTGATGCAGTTTTATCACATCATCGCCTTCAAATTTGCTGCTGCTACCACTTTTTTTTCAAGGGCTGAAAGTGGTTTATTGTTGGACATCAAATGAGGAGGGCAAGAAGCGAGCTTAAAAAATTTCTTgtagacaaaaaaaatatacactTCTATTTCAAATGCCAATTTCGCACCATGTAGATCCTTTATTATCGTACAATAATTCTGCGCTGAATTGGTCCCCGGTATTTTGTGTGGTAGTTACGACTGCAGAGAACGGGCAAAGGGCTCTCGAGGTCTTAGGCTTGGGAGATGGACAACACGCCAGCAACTGTGTAAGTAGAAAACTCCTATAACCTTGCTTTTAAGTTGATAAATAGGTGAATGAAATCTGCAGCTCTTAATAGGCAAGTTATGCGCTTCAATCTTTTCGTCAatgctacaatttttttttttggttgatatAGACTattactttatatttttctgGCTCATTTTTTTCTGATGATGACTGCAGTTGATTGATACATTTTGCAGGTGTCAGAGATAAACTTGATAATTACCGATTACTGCATGCCAGGGATGACAGGGTATGAGCTATTGAAGAAGGTCAAGGTGAGCCATATTTCACTTTATGCATTTTCAAAGCAAGCAACCAGATAATTGGTTGCTCTCGTTTTTATAGATTGAAAATTCATGGCGAATGTCTTAACATGTTTCGTTACTGAACAGGAATCATCCAGACTGAGAGAGATACCAGTTGTCATAGTATCGTCTGAGAACGTCCCAACCCGGATTAAGGAGTAATAATCAGGCTGCAAATTCTACTAATTTTAATCTAAGTGGCACATGAGGCAAATTTAATAGCGTTAAAAGTTTATGCTTAGAAAGAAACCCAGAAATATACGTGAAATCAACTCTGACATGCCTCAATTCTTGTTAACTCAAACTAGGTGCTTGGAAGAAGGAGCTCAAGAATTCATGCTAAAGCCTCTCAATCAATCAGATGTAATGAAATTGAGATGTTATATGATGAAATTAAGCCACCCATCCAAAGGACAGCTCTGCATTGGGAGATAAAAGTTAGCAACTCTGAAATGATGGATTTGATAGAAAGAAAGGTATTAGGTAGGCAGAGATTTGTATCAACATCAAACTTGTTATCAGTTGAACAATCCTCTTTTGTATGTTCATATTTTGTTCCATTAATATCTAAAGAAATTTTAATTTAAGAAAATGTTCCAAAGCAATCTCATGaggccccccaaaaaaaaaggaaaaagaaataaattctgCTTGCGGGCCCATTCCTTTTCCATTCACTTCACACTAATCAAAGAACTGCCAGTCAAGCAAGAGAGTATTGTGGACAAAGCAAAGTCATGCCAAATAATCTGAGGTCTAATTGCTCGTAAATATCCCTTGACAAACTTTTCGCAGAAGAAAAAGTTGTAGGGGCAATGTAGGACAAGCCAAGGAATTCAATATGCTCAAAGCTTCAAGCCTTCTTCCCCGCTACCTTAGCAGATGCTTCCTTCAGTACCTGAATGCAAAGAAGTTGCAGGACACAGCTATCAAGCGTCATCACCTGGCATGTTGACTCAATCCCACTTTTCTCCTCACTTCCTGTCCTTTCTTCATGCCCAAATCCTtcttccagatttgctagttggGAAGAACAAAAGACAGCTGATTAGCAGTCTTTGCAGATTCGACTCTTACCAATAACACAACATACAATAAAAAGTCAGttcaaagataaaaaaaaaaaaaaagtagtagaTTTTACTTACCTCCGGATCCAGTTTGATGCAAAAAAGAGCTCTGAGCATTAAGCTGACATCTAACCACAATGAAGAATTAATTAGGCTAATTTAACGTTCTCTTTTTCCTGCGAAAGAACAAGATTCTGAAGGTACAAAACAGATTTTATGCTATTCACGTACTTAGCATCTACATGGGACGAATTGCCATCAATACTTGAAGTAGCCCCAGATGGTGATGCATCTTCATCTTGGAGACAATCCGTTTCTTTCACATTCTCTCCGGCTTTTGAAGTCCCATTAGTGAATTCCTTGCAATTATTAGACTTGTCTTCCTCATCAGGCGTACAAGTACACTTCCGACATCCTGAGGATAATTTTGAAGCCTCAGTAGTGGATTCCTTGCAGTCACTAGACTTGTCTTCCACATCAGCTACATAGATAAACTTCCCACATCCTGAGAATAAGCTTTTTCTGCAGCGGGAACGCTCTCTCCAATGCTCCAGTTTTCCATGTTCAGATACAGGGAGATCAGTATGTTCATCTTCCTCCCTGGTAATGCTTTGCAGTTCTGATTCTGGAAAACTGTGACCATGCATTGACTTCTGAGGTTTATACCCCCTATTGCAGTGCTCAGAAAAATTTAGCATGCTTGACACTGGCGTAACTTTTTCCAACTTACGTTGGTGGGAATCATGTTCTTCTGATGTCAGGTTGCAACAAGGTGAGCAATCAGCATGCACATTGGTACCTCCGGATGTGCCAAAGAGATCTTCAATCCAAAGTCTGGAGCTTGGATTTGTATCATATGTCCTGGGATAAGGATTATGACGTGAAATTGTCTTGCCAGGATCATATGCTCCCTCAAACAATCGGCCATTCTCTGATTTCAACCTCTTCTCAGAAGTCATTTTTGAGTTATCAGCTGGTTGCGATCTTGATGAATTTGAAATCCTTGTAAGCTTTCCTTGCTCATTTGTGTTGTCCCCTTGCTGGTTAATCTCCAACTTATTGCAGGTTTTTACTCTGCCATACATAATGTTTTCACCACAGATGTTCTCTGAGCAACCAAAATCAGCACTTTTCGGTGTCTGTTTCTCAGTTGAGTTCAATGTGCCTTTCTTCGATACACCCCCCACTGAAAAGAGAATCAAAAGGTATGTATTGTGTATTTTGTAGGGTGATAATTAAGCCAAATATCTACTGCACCACTAAATATGACCTGCGCTTGACGAGCATGACTCCTCACTGTCAAGAAATTAATCGAGATGTAATTAGTTTATAGAGAAACAGAGGCATATATGACATTTCCAGACAAGAACAGCCAGGTATAATGACCTCAGCAAACTCAAATTGTCTCTTGTATCTTCAGTTTTGAAGCATGACCATGTGGGTTGGTAATCAATATCACCAACATCATGGTCTCTGTGAACTGGAGATCTCCTGCCAATATAAAAGTTATGGAGTTTAGTAGAAACGAGCA is drawn from Coffea arabica cultivar ET-39 chromosome 1c, Coffea Arabica ET-39 HiFi, whole genome shotgun sequence and contains these coding sequences:
- the LOC113731453 gene encoding two-component response regulator ARR17-like; amino-acid sequence: MASSSRGRESDERPHVLAVDDSLVDRRLIEKLFTSSACKVTTAENGQRALEVLGLGDGQHASNCVSEINLIITDYCMPGMTGYELLKKVKESSRLREIPVVIVSSENVPTRIKECLEEGAQEFMLKPLNQSDVMKLRCYMMKLSHPSKGQLCIGR
- the LOC113731426 gene encoding uncharacterized protein isoform X4, whose product is MQGNNETEQHALNYQALKCPQSIQCFQANKFTPSGPSEAEEARLSSSYQPGSSYAKTMLVSTSGKDARTFNSDDDKMNQIKMVPEYQELGMMDILGDDEPNLHTGSSLEREAHAAFSIEGVGRVEMETPVHTPVRAPEVHGRNFLHGCSPPSKAMRPADSFNLNSELVNLEFELDAMMQEVDVPLCKSSVEYSFCSKDILGSFSKQKQDLLDTREFSIFDDNDNGFTDLFQNDEPFFHKTERNRHSWDATCRPVTGKILDESAFGSSCNIWMDQEDASDDYYTMDSRSEEFTFQGSYRQKSRTTMRKSKRLGHRDSPELYVKRQNSENFHDSTIPEMTWRSPVHRDHDVGDIDYQPTWSCFKTEDTRDNLSLLSEESCSSSAVGGVSKKGTLNSTEKQTPKSADFGCSENICGENIMYGRVKTCNKLEINQQGDNTNEQGKLTRISNSSRSQPADNSKMTSEKRLKSENGRLFEGAYDPGKTISRHNPYPRTYDTNPSSRLWIEDLFGTSGGTNVHADCSPCCNLTSEEHDSHQRKLEKVTPVSSMLNFSEHCNRGYKPQKSMHGHSFPESELQSITREEDEHTDLPVSEHGKLEHWRERSRCRKSLFSGCGKFIYVADVEDKSSDCKESTTEASKLSSGCRKCTCTPDEEDKSNNCKEFTNGTSKAGENVKETDCLQDEDASPSGATSSIDGNSSHVDAKCQLNAQSSFLHQTGSGANLEEGFGHEERTGSEEKSGIESTCQVMTLDSCVLQLLCIQVLKEASAKVAGKKA
- the LOC113731426 gene encoding uncharacterized protein isoform X2 produces the protein MLQWMGGSRRKVTSTRMSTQKRQKHYFEQKRRQQQATGGRKDSEEHNIHGQHAENSRSLDILSFQNLSTVVQQNKSNYPLGNNETEQHALNYQALKCPQSIQCFQANKFTPSGPSEAEEARLSSSYQPGSSYAKTMLVSTSGKDARTFNSDDDKMNQIKMVPEYQELGMMDILGDDEPNLHTGSSLEREAHAAFSIEGVGRVEMETPVHTPVRAPEVHGRNFLHGCSPPSKAMRPADSFNLNSELVNLEFELEVDVPLCKSSVEYSFCSKDILGSFSKQKQDLLDTREFSIFDDNDNGFTDLFQNDEPFFHKTERNRHSWDATCRPVTGKILDESAFGSSCNIWMDQEDASDDYYTMDSRSEEFTFQGSYRQKSRTTMRKSKRLGHRDSPELYVKRQNSENFHDSTIPEMTWRSPVHRDHDVGDIDYQPTWSCFKTEDTRDNLSLLSEESCSSSAVGGVSKKGTLNSTEKQTPKSADFGCSENICGENIMYGRVKTCNKLEINQQGDNTNEQGKLTRISNSSRSQPADNSKMTSEKRLKSENGRLFEGAYDPGKTISRHNPYPRTYDTNPSSRLWIEDLFGTSGGTNVHADCSPCCNLTSEEHDSHQRKLEKVTPVSSMLNFSEHCNRGYKPQKSMHGHSFPESELQSITREEDEHTDLPVSEHGKLEHWRERSRCRKSLFSGCGKFIYVADVEDKSSDCKESTTEASKLSSGCRKCTCTPDEEDKSNNCKEFTNGTSKAGENVKETDCLQDEDASPSGATSSIDGNSSHVDAKCQLNAQSSFLHQTGSGANLEEGFGHEERTGSEEKSGIESTCQVMTLDSCVLQLLCIQVLKEASAKVAGKKA
- the LOC113731426 gene encoding uncharacterized protein isoform X1 yields the protein MLQWMGGSRRKVTSTRMSTQKRQKHYFEQKRRQQQATGGRKDSEEHNIHGQHAENSRSLDILSFQNLSTVVQQNKSNYPLGNNETEQHALNYQALKCPQSIQCFQANKFTPSGPSEAEEARLSSSYQPGSSYAKTMLVSTSGKDARTFNSDDDKMNQIKMVPEYQELGMMDILGDDEPNLHTGSSLEREAHAAFSIEGVGRVEMETPVHTPVRAPEVHGRNFLHGCSPPSKAMRPADSFNLNSELVNLEFELDAMMQEVDVPLCKSSVEYSFCSKDILGSFSKQKQDLLDTREFSIFDDNDNGFTDLFQNDEPFFHKTERNRHSWDATCRPVTGKILDESAFGSSCNIWMDQEDASDDYYTMDSRSEEFTFQGSYRQKSRTTMRKSKRLGHRDSPELYVKRQNSENFHDSTIPEMTWRSPVHRDHDVGDIDYQPTWSCFKTEDTRDNLSLLSEESCSSSAVGGVSKKGTLNSTEKQTPKSADFGCSENICGENIMYGRVKTCNKLEINQQGDNTNEQGKLTRISNSSRSQPADNSKMTSEKRLKSENGRLFEGAYDPGKTISRHNPYPRTYDTNPSSRLWIEDLFGTSGGTNVHADCSPCCNLTSEEHDSHQRKLEKVTPVSSMLNFSEHCNRGYKPQKSMHGHSFPESELQSITREEDEHTDLPVSEHGKLEHWRERSRCRKSLFSGCGKFIYVADVEDKSSDCKESTTEASKLSSGCRKCTCTPDEEDKSNNCKEFTNGTSKAGENVKETDCLQDEDASPSGATSSIDGNSSHVDAKCQLNAQSSFLHQTGSGANLEEGFGHEERTGSEEKSGIESTCQVMTLDSCVLQLLCIQVLKEASAKVAGKKA
- the LOC113731426 gene encoding uncharacterized protein isoform X3; translation: MLQWMGGSRRKVTSTRMSTQKRQKHYFEQKRRQQQATGGRKDSEEHNIHGQHAENRNNETEQHALNYQALKCPQSIQCFQANKFTPSGPSEAEEARLSSSYQPGSSYAKTMLVSTSGKDARTFNSDDDKMNQIKMVPEYQELGMMDILGDDEPNLHTGSSLEREAHAAFSIEGVGRVEMETPVHTPVRAPEVHGRNFLHGCSPPSKAMRPADSFNLNSELVNLEFELDAMMQEVDVPLCKSSVEYSFCSKDILGSFSKQKQDLLDTREFSIFDDNDNGFTDLFQNDEPFFHKTERNRHSWDATCRPVTGKILDESAFGSSCNIWMDQEDASDDYYTMDSRSEEFTFQGSYRQKSRTTMRKSKRLGHRDSPELYVKRQNSENFHDSTIPEMTWRSPVHRDHDVGDIDYQPTWSCFKTEDTRDNLSLLSEESCSSSAVGGVSKKGTLNSTEKQTPKSADFGCSENICGENIMYGRVKTCNKLEINQQGDNTNEQGKLTRISNSSRSQPADNSKMTSEKRLKSENGRLFEGAYDPGKTISRHNPYPRTYDTNPSSRLWIEDLFGTSGGTNVHADCSPCCNLTSEEHDSHQRKLEKVTPVSSMLNFSEHCNRGYKPQKSMHGHSFPESELQSITREEDEHTDLPVSEHGKLEHWRERSRCRKSLFSGCGKFIYVADVEDKSSDCKESTTEASKLSSGCRKCTCTPDEEDKSNNCKEFTNGTSKAGENVKETDCLQDEDASPSGATSSIDGNSSHVDAKCQLNAQSSFLHQTGSGANLEEGFGHEERTGSEEKSGIESTCQVMTLDSCVLQLLCIQVLKEASAKVAGKKA